In Microtus pennsylvanicus isolate mMicPen1 chromosome 17, mMicPen1.hap1, whole genome shotgun sequence, one genomic interval encodes:
- the Arl4c gene encoding ADP-ribosylation factor-like protein 4C — protein sequence MGNISSNISAFQSLHIVMLGLDSAGKTTVLYRLKFNEFVNTVPTIGFNTEKIKLSNGTAKGISCHFWDVGGQEKLRPLWKSYSRCTDGIIYVVDSVDVDRLEEAKTELHKVTKFAENQGTPLLVIANKQDLPKSLPVAEIEKQLALHELIPATTYHVQPACAIIGEGLTEGMDKLYEMILKRRKSLKQKKKR from the coding sequence ATGGGCAACATCTCTTCTAACATCTCGGCCTTCCAGTCCCTACACATCGTTATGCTGGGCTTGGACTCTGCCGGCAAGACCACGGTGCTCTACCGGCTCAAGTTCAACGAGTTCGTGAACACGGTGCCCACCATTGGCTTCAATACCGAGAAGATCAAACTGAGCAACGGCACCGCCAAGGGCATCAGCTGCCACTTCTGGGACGTGGGCGGCCAGGAGAAGCTACGGCCGCTGTGGAAGTCCTACAGCCGCTGCACGGACGGCATCATCTACGTGGTGGATTCGGTGGACGTGGACCGGCTAGAGGAGGCCAAGACGGAGCTGCACAAGGTGACTAAGTTTGCGGAGAACCAGGGCACGCCGCTGCTGGTCATCGCTAACAAGCAGGACCTGCCCAAGTCGCTGCCGGTGGCCGAGATTGAGAAGCAGCTGGCGCTGCACGAGCTCATCCCGGCCACCACCTACCATGTCCAGCCGGCGTGCGCCATCATCGGCGAGGGCCTCACCGAGGGCATGGACAAGCTCTATGAGATGATCCTGAAACGCAGGAAGTCTCTCAAGCAGAAGAAGAAGCGGTAA